One segment of Anatilimnocola aggregata DNA contains the following:
- a CDS encoding YoaK family protein — translation MNMTLHTPETIYSPRHVPSWLLLSAAAGIVNGFAFLTCQQFVTHVTGTLTRLGIEWWHAALAFEYAAVLIAFLAGAIAATITIQLRANSSSRTRWATPLVAVAMLLSGVAIGGGAGWFGVFGGTVASDPPPVVLLSILAFSMGMQNAAVASTTGLAVRTTHLTGPMTDLGIHLGTAVLSRHHERWKALRGAALRGGKVLAFVFGAAISVSLSATLGYFILLPAALFVTVAAALSFLPDWSPSDYPYSVRCRGSKHQRDSSASRIAVN, via the coding sequence ATGAACATGACACTTCATACGCCGGAAACAATCTACTCGCCACGCCACGTTCCCAGCTGGCTGCTTCTGTCGGCAGCAGCTGGAATTGTTAATGGCTTTGCGTTTCTAACCTGTCAACAGTTTGTAACCCATGTCACAGGAACATTGACGAGGCTTGGCATTGAGTGGTGGCACGCGGCGTTGGCCTTCGAATATGCGGCAGTTCTGATCGCATTTTTAGCCGGCGCGATTGCAGCTACCATCACCATTCAACTGCGAGCGAATTCCAGTTCTCGCACGCGCTGGGCAACACCTCTGGTGGCTGTTGCGATGCTACTGAGCGGCGTGGCTATTGGCGGCGGTGCAGGTTGGTTTGGCGTTTTTGGGGGCACCGTGGCAAGTGATCCGCCGCCGGTCGTCTTACTTTCCATTCTCGCGTTTTCGATGGGCATGCAGAACGCTGCAGTTGCCTCGACTACCGGGCTCGCGGTTCGCACCACTCATTTGACCGGCCCGATGACCGATCTAGGAATCCACTTAGGCACCGCGGTATTGAGCCGCCACCACGAGCGCTGGAAAGCACTGCGGGGAGCCGCGCTCCGCGGCGGTAAAGTCTTAGCGTTTGTTTTCGGAGCCGCGATCAGCGTTTCGCTTTCAGCTACTCTGGGCTACTTCATTCTCTTGCCAGCCGCACTCTTCGTGACGGTCGCGGCGGCGCTGAGTTTCCTGCCTGATTGGAGTCCGAGCGACTATCCCTATTCTGTACGGTGCCGCGGTAGTAAGCATCAACGAGACTCGTCGGCCAGCCGAATTGCGGTCAACTAG
- a CDS encoding hemerythrin domain-containing protein, with protein sequence MPTLALIDSALAGYGKSPIWIRTTLNCDLRENFKSRRARHSARLYYGGNIMSLQPNNEKLLPVNHSYQVELSERTRLEHDDLIECMHQLEAALASPAPGREREWANRAANELVEVEKSLQRHIASAEGERGLFAELDIAQGSIPMRVEKLRLDHVRLLQSIRRLSSDLETNGDLPDFARLRREAEELLAALRRHYSSEVDLVFECFWLDLGVGD encoded by the coding sequence GTGCCCACCCTTGCCCTCATCGATTCCGCGTTGGCGGGATACGGTAAATCTCCGATCTGGATTCGCACGACGCTAAATTGCGATCTGCGCGAAAACTTCAAGTCTCGTCGAGCGCGACACAGCGCCCGCCTTTACTACGGAGGTAACATCATGTCACTCCAACCAAACAACGAAAAACTATTGCCTGTCAATCACTCGTACCAGGTCGAACTCTCAGAACGGACACGGCTGGAACACGACGACCTGATTGAATGCATGCATCAACTTGAGGCTGCTCTGGCATCTCCGGCCCCTGGGCGCGAGCGAGAATGGGCGAACAGGGCAGCGAACGAACTGGTCGAGGTTGAGAAAAGCTTACAACGGCACATCGCGTCCGCTGAAGGCGAAAGAGGCCTGTTCGCGGAACTAGATATTGCCCAAGGTTCCATCCCCATGCGTGTTGAAAAACTGAGGCTCGACCATGTCCGTTTGCTTCAATCGATACGGCGGCTAAGTTCGGATCTGGAGACAAACGGCGATCTACCAGACTTCGCGAGGTTGCGCCGCGAAGCGGAAGAATTGCTGGCAGCGCTTCGCCGACACTATTCGAGTGAAGTCGATCTTGTTTTCGAGTGCTTTTGGTTGGACCTCGGAGTTGGAGACTAA
- a CDS encoding Hsp20/alpha crystallin family protein, with product MSNTTMQVRQTQRVTNQERSTLTYTPRFDIWEEEAAFHLTGDLPGVSSEQLEIQYEDGELRIWGKAPPRQGKVEYWTQEYGIGDFYRSFSLGEGIDGDRIEAVLKDGVLELTLPKHPSVQPRRIAVKSV from the coding sequence ATGTCCAACACAACCATGCAAGTTCGACAAACACAACGTGTCACGAACCAGGAACGCTCGACGCTGACTTACACTCCGCGATTTGACATCTGGGAAGAAGAAGCCGCCTTCCATCTGACGGGTGATCTGCCAGGCGTCTCCTCCGAGCAACTCGAAATTCAATACGAGGATGGCGAGTTGCGAATCTGGGGGAAGGCCCCGCCGCGTCAAGGTAAGGTCGAGTATTGGACGCAGGAGTACGGCATCGGCGACTTCTACCGCAGCTTTTCGCTGGGTGAAGGTATCGACGGCGACCGCATCGAGGCAGTACTAAAGGACGGCGTGCTTGAGCTCACATTGCCCAAGCATCCTAGCGTGCAGCCGCGACGGATTGCTGTGAAGAGCGTGTAA
- a CDS encoding Hsp20/alpha crystallin family protein, producing MLLNRVSPLELLGEMQRSFSLIDELSRAARPSYSRSTFPALNGWNDEANYYVEAELPGFSADSLNITLSDGQVLTIQGSRSIDEQNEQRKWIRRERGFGSFERQIALPEPVQEEQVMANFKDGVLLITLPKAAKSQPRRIEVAKV from the coding sequence ATGTTGCTTAATCGTGTATCACCGCTGGAACTGCTGGGCGAGATGCAGCGTTCCTTCAGTCTCATTGATGAACTGAGCCGGGCAGCTCGTCCGTCGTACTCGCGCTCGACTTTCCCAGCGCTGAACGGCTGGAACGATGAGGCGAATTACTATGTCGAAGCGGAGCTCCCTGGATTCTCTGCGGACTCGTTGAACATCACCCTTTCCGATGGCCAGGTTCTGACGATTCAAGGCTCGCGCTCCATCGACGAGCAGAACGAACAGCGGAAGTGGATCCGCCGCGAACGTGGCTTCGGCTCGTTTGAGCGGCAAATCGCACTTCCGGAACCCGTACAGGAAGAGCAGGTCATGGCCAACTTCAAGGACGGCGTGCTGCTCATTACGTTGCCGAAAGCGGCCAAGAGCCAGCCGCGACGCATTGAAGTCGCAAAAGTCTGA
- the ligD gene encoding DNA ligase D produces MSLAEYQRKRHFRKTAEPKGTGRRKKQAGNAKLTFVVQKHAASRLHYDVRLELGGVLKSWAVPKGPSLNPSQKRLAVAVEDHPLEYAKFEGTIPAGEYGAGEVIVWDRGIWTPVNDPRESLQKGNLEFELHGEKLSGNWRLIQLRGREGGKNWLLIKRHDAAANKDGTELTDSSPESVITGRSLATIVQGNPAQYRQTRRTTEKERRGAPKVAARAKTRAPTKRNSKGTTFSGKQKRVAPQLAKLATIVPTGDEWLHEIKYDGYRLICTLSNGEAKLWTRNRLDWTHRFSGISAAIVELSASSAILDGEIVALSENGVSNFQALQNALQGSESQPLVYYVFDLLELNGEDLRPLPLIERKRRLKALLPKSGAGRLRFSDHLSGDGSTFLAHSCRLGLEGIISKRGDRPYSSGRSNDWLKIKCLKQEELVIGGFTASAADNRRFGTLLLGYFHGRKFKYAGRVGTGFDSRLLTSLRAELDERIVQECPFDPIPTRERGPEVRWVLPQLVAQIQFTGWTEEAVLRHPVFLGRREDKTARSVGPPESLAPDRESNPLPTRKQAIKSSPSKSKSAIDFPFTNPARILYPDLGLTKLDLASYCQQVADWMLPYLENRPLSLLRCPEGQAKSCFFQKHAAAGTPAALRRIEIDEKHERVTYLVADDLPGLLSLAQMGVLEIHVWGSRADRLEYPDWLVFDLDPAPDVPWSKVVETAFLIRDLLSALDLQTFPKLTGGKGLHVVAPLSPRRADWKKAKEFSQTIAQLLAQEYPDCYVAKMSKAARRGKIFIDYLRNDRGSTAIAPYSTRAKSQAPVSMPISWKELSPRLASDFWTVQNARQRLESLKRNPWQEFFQLKQKLPKIDRNLRRIISNAIADS; encoded by the coding sequence ATGAGCTTGGCCGAATATCAGCGCAAGCGCCACTTTCGAAAGACCGCCGAGCCGAAAGGAACGGGACGACGCAAGAAACAAGCGGGAAACGCCAAACTGACGTTTGTAGTGCAAAAGCACGCCGCTTCACGCCTGCATTATGACGTTCGCTTGGAACTGGGTGGCGTCTTGAAGAGCTGGGCAGTGCCCAAAGGGCCTAGCTTGAATCCATCACAAAAACGACTAGCCGTCGCTGTGGAAGATCATCCACTGGAATACGCCAAGTTCGAAGGAACGATCCCCGCGGGTGAATACGGCGCCGGCGAAGTCATCGTTTGGGATCGCGGCATTTGGACTCCAGTGAATGATCCGCGCGAATCCCTCCAGAAGGGTAACCTGGAATTCGAGTTGCATGGCGAAAAGCTCTCCGGCAATTGGAGGCTGATTCAACTCCGGGGACGCGAGGGGGGAAAGAATTGGCTCCTGATCAAACGCCACGATGCTGCGGCAAACAAAGATGGCACGGAATTAACTGACTCCTCGCCGGAGAGCGTCATTACCGGACGAAGTCTCGCGACGATCGTCCAAGGCAATCCCGCCCAATACCGACAGACACGGCGGACTACAGAAAAAGAGAGGCGTGGTGCCCCAAAAGTCGCCGCGAGAGCGAAGACGCGGGCACCGACAAAGCGAAACTCCAAAGGCACGACTTTCTCTGGCAAACAGAAGCGCGTGGCTCCGCAATTGGCGAAACTTGCAACGATCGTTCCAACTGGCGATGAATGGCTACATGAAATCAAGTACGACGGTTATCGATTGATTTGCACGCTCTCAAATGGTGAAGCTAAGCTCTGGACTCGCAATCGACTTGACTGGACCCACCGATTTTCTGGAATCTCTGCAGCCATCGTTGAATTATCTGCAAGTTCAGCGATCCTGGATGGAGAGATTGTGGCGCTGTCTGAAAATGGCGTCAGTAACTTTCAAGCGTTGCAAAACGCTTTGCAGGGAAGTGAGTCACAGCCGCTAGTTTACTACGTCTTCGATCTGCTGGAATTGAATGGTGAGGATCTGCGTCCCTTGCCACTCATCGAGCGGAAGCGACGGCTAAAAGCACTGTTGCCCAAGTCAGGCGCTGGTCGATTACGTTTTAGCGATCACCTATCCGGTGACGGCAGCACATTCTTAGCGCACAGTTGCCGACTGGGGCTCGAAGGAATAATCTCGAAACGCGGCGATCGCCCCTATTCATCTGGTCGGAGTAACGATTGGCTTAAGATCAAATGCCTAAAGCAGGAAGAACTCGTCATCGGTGGCTTTACGGCTTCAGCTGCGGACAATCGTAGATTCGGTACGTTGCTGCTCGGTTATTTTCATGGACGCAAATTTAAGTATGCGGGACGCGTGGGGACGGGTTTCGATTCCCGACTGCTGACATCACTACGCGCAGAACTGGACGAAAGAATTGTCCAGGAGTGTCCCTTCGATCCGATTCCTACCCGCGAGCGCGGCCCCGAGGTGCGCTGGGTGCTACCGCAACTCGTCGCCCAGATTCAGTTCACAGGGTGGACTGAAGAAGCCGTGTTGCGGCATCCGGTTTTCCTCGGTAGGCGTGAAGATAAAACGGCGCGCTCCGTTGGTCCACCAGAATCATTGGCTCCCGATCGAGAAAGCAATCCGCTGCCAACTCGCAAGCAAGCTATCAAATCTTCTCCCAGCAAATCCAAATCGGCTATCGACTTTCCCTTCACCAATCCTGCTCGCATTTTGTATCCCGACTTAGGTCTCACGAAACTCGATCTGGCGAGTTATTGCCAGCAAGTCGCGGACTGGATGCTGCCGTATTTGGAAAATCGTCCGCTCAGTTTGCTCCGCTGTCCCGAGGGACAAGCCAAGTCGTGCTTCTTTCAAAAACACGCTGCCGCAGGCACGCCGGCTGCCTTGCGACGCATTGAAATTGACGAGAAGCACGAGCGCGTAACCTATCTCGTCGCGGACGATCTGCCGGGCCTGTTGTCGCTTGCGCAGATGGGAGTACTAGAGATTCACGTTTGGGGCTCGCGCGCAGACCGTCTCGAGTATCCCGATTGGCTGGTGTTCGATCTTGATCCCGCGCCCGATGTGCCGTGGAGCAAAGTGGTTGAAACAGCCTTCTTGATTCGTGACCTGCTTTCCGCACTCGATCTGCAGACATTTCCGAAACTCACTGGGGGCAAGGGGCTACATGTCGTCGCCCCTTTGTCACCGAGGCGCGCTGATTGGAAAAAGGCGAAGGAGTTTAGCCAAACGATTGCCCAGCTGCTTGCGCAAGAATATCCCGACTGCTACGTGGCCAAAATGTCGAAGGCTGCCCGTCGAGGAAAGATCTTTATCGATTACCTGCGAAACGATCGTGGTTCTACTGCAATCGCACCCTATTCCACTCGGGCCAAGAGCCAAGCCCCGGTCTCGATGCCCATCAGTTGGAAAGAACTGTCGCCACGACTGGCGTCCGATTTCTGGACAGTACAAAACGCCCGACAGCGATTGGAATCACTTAAGCGAAATCCCTGGCAGGAGTTTTTCCAGCTGAAACAGAAGCTGCCCAAGATAGACCGGAATTTAAGGCGCATAATTTCGAACGCTATCGCGGACAGTTAA
- the ku gene encoding non-homologous end joining protein Ku, with protein MPRSTWKGYLKLSFVSVPVKGYSANTGADTIRLHQLHRECHSRIQYQKVCPVHGQTPNDEIVSAYEYADKQYVVIDPKELKALRSRGERAVNIEAVVKADTVDPLYYTEKAYYLLPDGAVGQRPYALLQQSLAEDKRCAIAKAVLYGREELVLIRPVENLLSMTALKFDAEVLHPQALNDELETPALEDAEIRLTRTLLKAFIRPKFSIAAFKDDYVESLTELIEAKVAGKKIVMAPAEEEPPIINLMDALKKSVAAVSSNDTRRGKKSAGPRMTSANRRKAAPKRRKSG; from the coding sequence ATGCCTCGGTCCACCTGGAAAGGCTACCTCAAGCTCAGCTTCGTTTCTGTTCCGGTGAAAGGTTACTCTGCCAATACCGGAGCGGATACGATTCGCCTGCACCAATTGCATCGCGAATGTCACAGCCGAATTCAATATCAAAAAGTCTGCCCTGTACATGGGCAAACCCCGAACGACGAGATCGTCTCCGCGTATGAATATGCGGATAAGCAATACGTCGTGATCGATCCAAAAGAACTGAAAGCATTGCGGAGTAGGGGCGAACGGGCGGTGAACATTGAAGCTGTTGTTAAAGCGGATACGGTAGACCCGCTTTACTACACCGAGAAAGCGTATTATTTGTTGCCCGACGGCGCGGTGGGCCAACGGCCCTATGCTTTACTTCAGCAGTCGCTCGCGGAAGACAAGCGGTGTGCAATTGCGAAGGCCGTGCTCTATGGCCGCGAGGAGTTGGTGTTGATTCGACCCGTCGAAAACCTCCTCTCAATGACGGCACTTAAATTCGACGCCGAGGTGCTGCATCCACAGGCTTTGAATGATGAACTCGAGACACCAGCACTAGAAGATGCCGAAATTAGGCTGACACGCACGCTACTCAAGGCATTTATCCGACCAAAGTTTAGCATCGCGGCTTTCAAGGATGATTATGTCGAATCCTTGACGGAACTAATCGAAGCGAAGGTCGCAGGGAAGAAAATCGTCATGGCCCCGGCTGAGGAAGAGCCGCCGATCATCAATTTAATGGACGCCTTGAAGAAGAGTGTTGCCGCAGTCAGCAGTAACGACACGCGCCGCGGTAAGAAGTCGGCTGGTCCGCGAATGACCAGCGCGAATCGCCGGAAGGCAGCGCCCAAACGCCGAAAAAGTGGCTGA
- a CDS encoding terminase gpA endonuclease subunit, which yields MVADPRKLRPGELCRLLNSTTLGEVISERQLLRHRNRAGLRIGDGQHVDLLRYVGWLVEQTHAPKPEFEVDPYEELKDRARARNAALSLAGRDIGELPEVVNPQRKARAQDDFQFFCEEYFHTTFHHPWSDDHLKVIRKIQKAVIEGGLFAMAMPRGSGKSSLCEVACIWALLFGHRQFVCLIGSDEGHAAEMLESIKTELEGNDLLLEDYPEVVYPIRALDGIANRCSGQLYQGERTHISWTAKEIVLPTMPASPASAAVIKVAGLTGRIRGMKHKRADGQTVRPSLVVLDDPQTDESARSLSQCAQRESILAGAVLGLAGPGQKISGIMPCTVIRPGDMADRILDRDKHPQWQGERTKMIYSFPTNEKLWEEYAQLRADGLRAELGLYNATAFYIEHQTEMDAGARIARPARFNEDEASAIQHAMNLRLQNEAAFFAEYHNEPLPEAVPFSTLLSAEDIAAKLNRMPRATVPSSCTQLTAYIDVQVNLLYYLVCAWTEDFSGYVIDYGSYPDQRRDYFTLRDANPTLLSVAPGTAQEGAIFAGLQGLTADLLGREWQQEGGGILRIGACLIDANWRASTDTVYEFCRRSTFGGVLMPSHGRYVGAASVPFAEYKRQPGERVGHNWRIPSTYGKRACRHVTYDTNYWKTFCFRPPCRGYGRPELSVDLRDGAQPAPVIV from the coding sequence GTGGTAGCTGATCCACGCAAACTCCGCCCCGGCGAACTCTGCCGCCTGCTCAACTCCACCACGCTCGGTGAAGTGATCAGCGAACGACAGCTCCTGCGCCATCGCAACCGCGCAGGCTTACGGATCGGTGATGGTCAGCACGTCGATCTGCTCCGCTACGTCGGTTGGCTCGTCGAGCAGACGCACGCTCCCAAACCCGAGTTCGAAGTCGATCCGTATGAGGAACTGAAAGACCGAGCCCGAGCACGTAACGCTGCATTGTCCCTCGCTGGTCGCGATATCGGTGAACTACCTGAGGTTGTGAATCCCCAGCGGAAGGCCCGCGCCCAGGACGACTTCCAGTTCTTCTGTGAAGAGTACTTTCACACCACGTTTCACCATCCTTGGTCGGACGACCACCTGAAAGTCATTCGCAAGATCCAGAAGGCGGTGATTGAAGGTGGCCTGTTCGCGATGGCGATGCCGCGTGGCTCCGGCAAGAGTAGCCTCTGCGAAGTCGCGTGTATCTGGGCACTCCTCTTCGGGCACCGACAGTTCGTGTGTCTGATCGGCTCGGACGAAGGGCATGCCGCCGAGATGCTGGAGTCGATCAAGACCGAGCTCGAAGGGAACGATCTGCTCCTGGAAGACTACCCCGAAGTGGTCTATCCGATTCGCGCACTGGACGGAATCGCCAACCGGTGCAGCGGTCAGCTCTACCAGGGTGAACGCACCCACATCAGTTGGACGGCGAAGGAAATCGTTCTGCCCACGATGCCCGCGAGTCCCGCCAGCGCCGCGGTGATCAAGGTGGCCGGCCTCACGGGTCGCATCCGTGGCATGAAGCACAAGCGTGCCGATGGTCAGACGGTTCGTCCGTCGCTGGTAGTTCTCGATGACCCGCAGACCGATGAATCCGCCCGGTCCCTCAGTCAATGTGCTCAGCGTGAAAGCATTCTCGCTGGCGCCGTCCTTGGCCTGGCTGGTCCCGGTCAGAAGATCTCGGGCATCATGCCCTGCACGGTGATCCGTCCCGGTGACATGGCAGATCGCATCCTCGACCGCGACAAGCATCCGCAGTGGCAGGGTGAGCGAACGAAGATGATCTACTCGTTCCCCACCAACGAGAAGCTGTGGGAAGAATACGCTCAGCTTCGGGCAGATGGACTCAGGGCCGAGCTCGGTCTGTACAACGCGACCGCGTTCTACATCGAGCATCAAACTGAAATGGATGCTGGTGCTCGGATCGCCCGGCCAGCCCGGTTCAACGAGGACGAAGCCTCCGCCATTCAACATGCGATGAACCTCAGGCTGCAGAACGAAGCAGCTTTCTTCGCGGAATACCACAATGAGCCGCTCCCCGAAGCGGTTCCGTTTTCCACTCTCCTGTCCGCAGAAGATATCGCCGCCAAGCTTAACCGGATGCCGCGAGCCACGGTTCCGAGCAGTTGCACGCAGCTTACCGCCTACATCGACGTCCAAGTCAACCTGCTGTACTACCTCGTGTGCGCATGGACCGAAGACTTCTCGGGTTACGTCATCGACTACGGCAGCTATCCGGACCAGCGTCGCGATTACTTCACCCTGCGAGACGCCAACCCCACGCTACTGTCCGTGGCACCCGGCACCGCTCAGGAAGGAGCAATCTTCGCCGGACTGCAAGGACTGACGGCAGACCTGCTCGGCCGCGAATGGCAGCAAGAAGGTGGTGGCATCCTCAGGATCGGAGCCTGCCTGATCGATGCGAACTGGCGCGCTTCGACGGATACGGTGTACGAATTCTGCCGCCGCTCGACGTTCGGTGGTGTGCTGATGCCGAGTCACGGGCGGTACGTCGGCGCCGCGAGCGTCCCCTTCGCCGAGTACAAGCGGCAACCGGGCGAACGCGTCGGCCACAACTGGCGGATCCCAAGCACCTACGGAAAACGTGCCTGCCGCCATGTGACCTACGACACGAACTACTGGAAGACGTTTTGTTTTCGCCCGCCTTGCCGTGGCTATGGGCGACCGGAGCTGTCTGTCGATCTTCGGGACGGAGCCCAACCGGCACCGGTTATTGTCTGA
- a CDS encoding ATPase domain-containing protein — translation MSADDPVKIRKLSTGVPGFDEILGGGLPEYSFNIIAGSPGGGKTTLAHQVMFANATPERPALYFTVLGEPPIKMLRYQQQFSFFDRTKLNTAVRFINLSEVVLEKDLDAVLTAIVKEVEAANPGIVVVDSFRTVVRKATGGTGEADLQAFVQRLALHLTSWQATTFLIGEYTEGEIRDNPVFTVADGLFWLSQQVERNSIVRKLQIMKLRGQASVPGLHTLRITADGIQTFPRTFGLTGRRKRTHEQRRLSSGITELDSMLGGGIPEGDSLLIAGPSGSGKSVFATQFIAEGLRLGESGIVAIFEERPEEYAGRAETLGMDFETPQQNGKLSILYLRPLDLSVDETMREIIDAVERTGAKRLVIDSLAGFELALAPGFREDFRESLYRMIGALTRTGVTIVSTVELVESFTELALSPYSISFLSDDIIRLRYVEIEGQLRKVLMVVKMRGGNHSKDIREYEITSNGLQIGERLKGYRGLITGVPERLTGGSSDDGEETTSTQDSKE, via the coding sequence GTGAGCGCAGACGATCCGGTGAAGATCCGAAAGCTGTCGACGGGAGTGCCAGGCTTCGATGAGATCCTAGGTGGCGGGCTGCCTGAGTACTCGTTCAATATCATTGCGGGCTCGCCCGGGGGCGGAAAGACGACTCTTGCGCACCAGGTGATGTTCGCGAATGCCACACCAGAGCGGCCAGCGCTGTACTTTACCGTGCTGGGCGAGCCGCCGATCAAAATGCTCCGGTACCAGCAGCAGTTCAGTTTCTTCGACCGGACAAAACTGAACACCGCGGTCCGCTTCATCAATCTGAGCGAGGTGGTGCTGGAGAAAGATCTGGACGCAGTGCTGACGGCAATCGTCAAAGAGGTCGAGGCCGCAAACCCCGGCATCGTCGTCGTGGACTCATTCCGCACGGTGGTTCGCAAGGCCACGGGCGGCACTGGCGAGGCAGACCTGCAAGCCTTTGTCCAACGGCTGGCATTGCATCTGACGAGTTGGCAGGCGACGACATTTCTCATTGGGGAGTATACCGAGGGGGAAATTCGCGATAATCCGGTGTTCACCGTGGCCGACGGTCTGTTCTGGCTCTCCCAACAGGTGGAGCGGAACTCGATCGTGCGGAAACTTCAAATCATGAAGCTCCGGGGCCAGGCATCCGTGCCAGGGTTGCACACGCTACGCATCACTGCCGATGGGATCCAGACCTTCCCGCGTACCTTCGGTCTGACGGGGCGGAGGAAGAGAACTCACGAACAGCGGCGGTTATCATCCGGGATCACCGAACTGGACTCGATGCTCGGCGGCGGAATTCCGGAAGGAGACAGCCTGCTCATCGCCGGGCCCTCGGGTTCGGGGAAGTCAGTCTTCGCCACTCAGTTCATCGCCGAGGGCCTGCGTCTGGGGGAGTCTGGGATCGTCGCAATTTTCGAGGAACGCCCGGAGGAGTATGCAGGGCGAGCCGAGACTTTAGGGATGGATTTCGAGACGCCGCAACAAAACGGCAAGCTGAGCATTCTCTATCTCCGGCCGCTCGACCTCTCGGTCGATGAGACGATGCGTGAAATTATCGATGCCGTGGAGCGTACCGGGGCGAAGCGGCTAGTGATCGACTCGCTGGCTGGGTTCGAACTGGCACTGGCGCCCGGCTTCCGGGAAGACTTCCGCGAGTCGCTCTATCGGATGATCGGGGCGCTGACACGGACCGGCGTTACCATTGTCAGCACCGTGGAGTTGGTCGAGAGCTTCACCGAGCTAGCGCTCAGCCCCTATTCGATCTCGTTCCTTAGCGATGACATTATCCGCTTGCGCTACGTCGAGATTGAAGGCCAACTTCGCAAGGTCCTGATGGTCGTCAAGATGCGCGGCGGCAATCACAGCAAGGACATTCGCGAGTACGAGATTACGTCGAACGGTTTACAGATCGGCGAACGGTTGAAAGGTTATCGCGGCCTAATAACGGGTGTTCCCGAACGACTCACCGGAGGATCTAGCGACGACGGCGAAGAGACCACTAGTACGCAGGACAGCAAAGAATAG